The Silene latifolia isolate original U9 population chromosome X, ASM4854445v1, whole genome shotgun sequence genome contains the following window.
AAAGGTGTTTGGTTAACAATTGAATTGatggaaaaaaaaggaaagagggaagaaaatccgACTACCATGAAAAAGGGAAATAAAGATGGAAGAAATGAGCGACTAAGAGGGAGTATTAAATAGTCCCTATAAGTCTCtcatttcttccctatttcctttttcattcaAGTCAACTTTTATTCCATCTTTCCCTTTTTGGATGTGAGCTTAGtgttttgtgtggttcaaatttaattGCATGCATGTGGGGTTGCGTGTTTTGTGtgatccaaattcattttcttaaatcttgtgcacaaaaaaaaagggaagaaatgaGAAACTCGCAGGGAGTGTATATAACTGAAACCTAGTGATATATACTAAGAACTTATTTTCTCATTTATTtccttaaatacaacccattaaGAACATTCGAGCGACTTAATAGAATTCATCTTTTACAATATACTAAGATTTAATGATTATCATTTATCGCTTTCTTATTGGAGAGTAAATCACAGTAGGTCttccaatgttgtcaggatcgggattctactttgaatcgaAGAGGGGTGGTAGGATCGAATCGCAGGAtcgaatcgtaggatcgtaagatcctacaaataGCTTGGATAAACAAGTTTATGTAAACAATTTGGTATAATTTGTGTTGTATAatgttaaaagtttatttaatgaCATGAAAGTCTTAATAATCATATAAGTATATTACATATACCTTTAATTTAGAATTGTAAGTATAGAAGAACAACCACCTCACAAATTTGTAATACAAATAAACATTTTACGATCCCACCATCAATCCTACACGATCTTGTACGATCCTATGCGATCTTACCTGATCCTGACCGATCATGTACCGATCCTACCACCAAAACGATCCTACGAGGATTTGAATCGTTTTCCACTTtttggatcgtaggatcgtacaaTCCTACGATCCGAATCGCGATTTTAGCAAGTCTTCTTATATATATTTTATTTGACCCGTTACAAATTTGTAACTAATATTGTCAGTCACAAATTTCTGAAATTTGTGTCTTATTTTATCAACTGCGTGTCAAACCGGTccattttctctccatttcccaaaaagaaatggagaggcaagttTCTATCAATGGTCCGGATTGTATTTTAGCAAAATTTAACGattctaaatttacgcataaaaataaagaaaaaatagAAGTGAAATGGAAATTTATTATTTATAGAAATTATATAAGAGAAAATGGAAAGAAAGAATTAGGAGAATCCATTTTAGTGCCAAACTGCCAATCAATACAGAGcagatcctctgtcccattttaTGTCTCATCTTGTGTGCCATCACCTCTCCTAATGACACATTAGCACTttgatatactccctcctattccgaataagtgtcccatttggacaatgacacgaaaattaaggaatatagttaaaataatggaaagtattgtataggggtaagaatatatgagttaaataatgaaaagtattgaatatgatgggttatgggtggttggggtggtaaataaaaaaaagagctaagggtaggaaagtaaaaaccatgtccaaatatggcaaatgagacagttatgtgaatagacggaaatagcaaatgggacagttatttagaatagaagggagtataaTATTACCATTTTTATTATTTCAAGTGTGATGTGTCAAGATTTTAAAGGAATGGGACACGAGATGAGACATAAAAGTAAAAAAAGGTGATCTTTACTGCAATCAATAGTGGGTAACATGAACGGAACTACTACGCACTACGCAAGTGGCTATTGTCCTTTTTCGCCAAATAACTATACTTTCAAAGCGTCTtgtttgtgacgggctaatcccgtcacaaactGAAGACTTCTCACAAAaaaggagaggggacaaggtaAGGCACCCTctatgtgcttcccactcacctctcaatggctattttgtgagaggaaacggtatccgtcacaagcttgtgacgaatatcgcccgtcttcaatgagattttgtgctatCCTTTAACAAACCACAACTTGCACCTTTCCATTATCTAACATACTATTTTCCATAGTACTATCAGCCTACTTATGATAGGCAAATGACCAAGTTTCATTAAATCACCTTTCCAAAAACAATTCAAattacaattggtctcccttgtgacgggttaccatttgtggcggatattttgtgagataaaatggtaacaaaatgggttagtggagaaaggagaccacatgaatagtgttgcagagagaaaaaaagtgggtacattgtgaggtaaagtggtatccgtcacaagcttgtgacggatatgtcatgtcttcaatatgagaatttgtgttcaaaTTAAATGACAAAAACTGAGCTAATATTTGTGCCTACACCGGCGATGGGCCATTTGCTCTCAACAGTTGAGTTCGCTAAACTCATTGTTCGAACTAACCCTAACATTTCAATTATATTCCTAATTTACCACTTTGTTATCAACGAACCtacacaaattaactcttacatTGAGTCCCAGTCACGTGAACTCGACCCTGACCAAATCGACTTCATTACTCTACCACCCCTCTCAAACCCACCTGATCCCGCCCTTTACCTAACTTTCATCCACCTCCAAAATCCTTTAATCAGGAAAGCGGTCCAAGACCGTCCATCAAAACCGGCCGCATTTGTCCTCGACCTTATGAATGCATCCATGATTGATATTGCTAACGAGTTACGCATCCCTTCTTATATTTACTTCACTGCTGGTGCTAACTTGTTACACACCATGTTACATTTCCAAGAGGTTGCGGATGAACAAGGAATTGTTGACGTCACCTTGTTAACGGATGACCCGGAAAGCGAGCTGGATCTACCCGGGTTTACGAACCCGGTACCTAATAAGGTCTTGCCTTCGGTGTTTATTGATAAGGACAGTATTTGGCCTAAAAAAATCATTGATCACGTAAGAAGATTTAGAGAAGCCAAGGGTATTCTTGTCAATTCATTTACGGAATTGGGAGCTAACACCATCGATGTCTTACAAAGACAAGAACACGTTCCTACAATTTATCCTGTTGGGCCGATTTTATCGTTAGACGATTCTAAACCGTCTAATGATGAAGAGTTTATAGTAAATTGGTTAGACGGTCAGCCAAAGGCTTCAGTAGTGTTCTTATGCTTCGGGAGCATGGGATTTTTTAATGCGGAACAAGTGAAGGAAATAGCAGAGGGCCTAGACCGGTCTGGTTATCGGTTCATATGGTCACTTAGAAAACCGGCAGAAGTTGGTACAGTTGCCGGTTTACCAAGTGAGCATATGATATTCGATGAGGCCTTGCCCGACGGCTTTATAGACCGGACGGGCCATAAAGGGAAAATAATCCCATGGGCTCCCCAAGTAGTGGTCCTAGCCCACCAAGCAATAGGTGGGTTTGTGTCACATTGTGGGTGGAACTCGATACTAGAGAGTATATGGTTCGGGGTCCCATTGGCTACATGGCCTATGTACTCGGAGCAACAATTGAACGCGTTTACGCTAGTTAAGGAGTTAGGATTATCAGtggagataaaaatggattatagATGGGATTTGAGGAAACAAAAGGGGAATTATTTGGTGAAGGCAAAGGAAGTAGAGATTGGTGTTAAGAAAGTCATGAATATGGACGAAAAAATGAAGAGTAAAGTGCATGAGATGAGTCAAAAGAGTAGGAAAGTTTTGCAAGCCAATGACGGATCTTCGCACGATTCCTTGACTCGTTTCATCGCAGAAATTAACCAAGATACTCGTTTATCTTGATTTGTGTTAATTATTGAATGTACTCAGTTGTTTTCActttctaataaaataaattatcACTCGTAGAATTTTTACCCACTTGATTATTAATTATTAGACTTATTTTATACATTATGTTTCTTTTTATAAAGCGTCTTGCTTATGACGGGCTaattccgtcacaagctgaagacctccctcacaaaaaaggaaaggggacaAGGTGgagcacccccatgtgcttccccactctcctctcatgggtattttgtgagaggaaccGGTATCcgtcgtcacaagcttgtgacggatatcgtcgtcttcaatGAGATATTGTGTTCTTTTTATCATCGTCATCCTTTTACGATTTACTTTTCCATCTGTATATTTATAAACGACGGTGTAAGCCTTTATCTTCTACTCCGTAGTTAATGACATGTCTTATACATAATTAACCAAAAATGGTTTTTAGAG
Protein-coding sequences here:
- the LOC141622177 gene encoding UDP-glycosyltransferase 71A16-like, which translates into the protein MTKTELIFVPTPAMGHLLSTVEFAKLIVRTNPNISIIFLIYHFVINEPTQINSYIESQSRELDPDQIDFITLPPLSNPPDPALYLTFIHLQNPLIRKAVQDRPSKPAAFVLDLMNASMIDIANELRIPSYIYFTAGANLLHTMLHFQEVADEQGIVDVTLLTDDPESELDLPGFTNPVPNKVLPSVFIDKDSIWPKKIIDHVRRFREAKGILVNSFTELGANTIDVLQRQEHVPTIYPVGPILSLDDSKPSNDEEFIVNWLDGQPKASVVFLCFGSMGFFNAEQVKEIAEGLDRSGYRFIWSLRKPAEVGTVAGLPSEHMIFDEALPDGFIDRTGHKGKIIPWAPQVVVLAHQAIGGFVSHCGWNSILESIWFGVPLATWPMYSEQQLNAFTLVKELGLSVEIKMDYRWDLRKQKGNYLVKAKEVEIGVKKVMNMDEKMKSKVHEMSQKSRKVLQANDGSSHDSLTRFIAEINQDTRLS